Proteins from one Coleofasciculus chthonoplastes PCC 7420 genomic window:
- the glsA gene encoding glutaminase A, whose translation MIAQLHVSPTSFITDLRELHRQYLPIRQGKIYVSEPDLVEINPDWFGICIVTVDGQVYTVGDWEQPFLIQSISKVFAYGMALSDWGRDYVVSRVDVEPTGDAYNSLIKVEENSKRPYNPMVNTGAIAITNLIEGKGPAHRLNRLLDMYRRYVGHRVFVDTPSLVSEQTAGDRNWAIAYLLRNFGMISGDIKQTLDLYLQQCSVIINCHDLAVMGATLANNGINPMTGEQAIHSPYVKDLLSIMFTCGMYDFAGEWVYKVGFPAKSGVGGGIIGVVPGVMGIAVFSPPLDKRGNSIRGIKVCEELSRRFGLHIFQS comes from the coding sequence ATGATCGCTCAGTTGCATGTAAGTCCCACCTCCTTTATTACCGACTTGCGGGAACTGCATCGCCAGTATCTTCCCATCAGACAAGGGAAAATTTATGTGAGCGAACCGGATCTGGTGGAGATTAACCCCGATTGGTTTGGTATCTGTATTGTTACCGTCGATGGTCAAGTTTACACGGTTGGCGATTGGGAGCAACCGTTCTTAATTCAGTCCATCTCGAAAGTGTTTGCCTATGGAATGGCACTTTCGGATTGGGGACGGGATTATGTGGTCAGCCGAGTTGATGTGGAACCAACCGGAGATGCCTATAACTCGCTAATCAAGGTAGAAGAAAACTCCAAGCGCCCCTACAATCCCATGGTAAATACAGGTGCGATCGCGATTACCAATTTAATTGAGGGAAAAGGACCAGCTCATCGGCTCAATCGTCTCCTAGACATGTATCGCCGTTATGTGGGTCATCGTGTCTTTGTCGATACACCCAGCTTAGTGTCCGAACAAACCGCAGGCGATCGCAACTGGGCAATTGCGTACTTGCTACGGAACTTTGGCATGATTTCTGGGGACATTAAACAAACCCTTGATCTCTATCTCCAGCAGTGTTCGGTCATTATCAACTGCCACGATTTAGCGGTGATGGGAGCCACCCTTGCCAACAATGGGATCAATCCGATGACGGGAGAACAAGCGATTCATTCCCCCTATGTTAAGGACTTGCTGAGTATTATGTTTACCTGTGGCATGTATGACTTTGCGGGGGAATGGGTGTACAAAGTCGGATTTCCGGCTAAGAGTGGCGTTGGTGGCGGCATTATTGGCGTTGTTCCCGGTGTAATGGGAATTGCCGTCTTTTCACCTCCCCTAGACAAGCGGGGGAACAGTATCCGAGGGATTAAAGTGTGTGAGGAACTATCGAGGCGCTTTGGCTTACACATCTTTCAATCTTAA
- a CDS encoding asparagine synthase-related protein: MVFYFSASPLQRVDRLTMAHSLEGRVPFLDLKMIELGQRIPAHLKLAGDPLVEKWILRKAFEDLLPSEIVWRTKEQFDEGSGTVDLLTQMLAKGMSEEEAQTYRQKHPEARLRSAEECYYHQIFMDVFEQPESILANVARWSERPV; the protein is encoded by the coding sequence CTGGTATTCTATTTTTCCGCAAGTCCCTTACAGCGAGTAGACCGTTTAACCATGGCTCACTCCCTGGAAGGACGAGTTCCCTTTTTGGATCTGAAAATGATTGAACTCGGTCAAAGAATTCCCGCCCATTTAAAACTCGCGGGTGATCCATTAGTAGAAAAATGGATTTTGCGAAAAGCCTTTGAGGATCTGCTACCTTCTGAGATTGTTTGGCGTACAAAAGAGCAGTTTGATGAAGGCAGTGGCACAGTGGATTTATTAACCCAAATGCTGGCAAAGGGAATGAGTGAAGAGGAAGCCCAAACCTATCGCCAGAAACATCCAGAAGCGCGATTACGTTCTGCGGAAGAGTGCTATTATCACCAGATATTTATGGATGTATTTGAGCAGCCGGAATCAATTCTGGCGAATGTTGCCCGTTGGTCAGAACGACCCGTTTAG
- the asnB gene encoding asparagine synthase (glutamine-hydrolyzing): MCGIAGIWGQIDQTSVKKMMDTLIHRGPDAEGMFVSPIKAGVLGHRRLSIMDPQGGNQPIYGDRKARVIVGNGEIYNFPQLLPQLAERFKFRTKSDTEAILHLYEDQGIESVDQLDGMFAFAIADGDKFFAARDPIGIKPLYYGKKDNAFVFASELKAIANFCDNVQEFPAGTFFSSETGFSTFYQVPDIQPEVDADAEALIREVRETVEESVVKRLMSDVPLGCFLSGGLDSSITTAVARQHIEKLHTFSVGIEGSKDIKAARLVSQYLDTIHHEYLITPKEVQDKLPEIIYSLESFDQDLVRSAIPCYFTSRLAAEYVKVILTGEGADELFAGYTYYKGIPDNDTLHRELRRSVTSLHNINLGTCGKIEYQSL, encoded by the coding sequence ATGTGTGGTATTGCTGGAATATGGGGGCAAATTGATCAAACCAGCGTTAAAAAGATGATGGATACTTTAATCCATCGAGGTCCAGACGCTGAAGGAATGTTTGTATCTCCGATTAAGGCAGGTGTTCTGGGACATCGACGGCTGAGTATTATGGACCCGCAAGGGGGAAACCAACCGATATACGGCGATCGCAAGGCGCGAGTGATTGTCGGAAATGGCGAAATTTATAACTTTCCCCAGTTACTTCCCCAGTTAGCGGAACGATTTAAGTTCCGGACTAAAAGTGATACAGAGGCAATTTTGCATCTGTACGAAGATCAGGGAATCGAGTCTGTTGACCAACTTGATGGGATGTTCGCTTTTGCGATCGCGGATGGAGATAAATTCTTTGCTGCCCGTGATCCCATTGGCATTAAACCCCTATACTATGGCAAAAAAGACAATGCGTTTGTTTTTGCCTCAGAACTCAAAGCGATCGCGAATTTTTGCGACAATGTCCAGGAATTCCCAGCAGGCACCTTTTTCTCCTCAGAAACCGGGTTTTCTACCTTCTACCAAGTGCCAGATATTCAGCCAGAGGTAGACGCAGATGCAGAGGCTTTAATTCGAGAAGTGCGGGAAACGGTAGAAGAATCCGTCGTCAAGCGGCTAATGAGTGATGTTCCCCTCGGTTGCTTCCTCTCCGGTGGCTTAGACAGCAGTATCACCACGGCTGTAGCCAGACAGCATATCGAGAAACTGCATACCTTCTCTGTGGGAATTGAAGGAAGTAAAGATATAAAAGCTGCCCGTTTAGTCTCCCAGTATCTGGATACGATTCACCATGAATATCTAATTACACCCAAAGAAGTTCAGGACAAGCTACCCGAAATAATTTATTCCTTGGAATCCTTTGACCAAGACTTAGTTCGCAGTGCGATTCCCTGTTACTTTACCTCACGACTCGCCGCCGAGTATGTCAAGGTGATTCTCACGGGCGAGGGGGCTGATGAACTGTTTGCGGGTTACACCTACTACAAAGGCATTCCTGATAACGATACCCTGCATCGCGAATTGCGTCGCTCAGTGACGAGCCTGCACAATATTAACTTAGGGACTTGCGGAAAAATAGAATACCAGTCATTGTAG
- a CDS encoding phosphoribulokinase, translating to MTTQLDRVVLIAVAGDSGCGKSTFLHRLADLFGEEFMTVICLDDYHSLDRKGRKAAGVTALNPKANNFDLMYEQIKALKNGQAIDKPIYNHETGELDPPERVEPNKVVVIEGLHPLYDERVRSLVDFGVYLDISDEVKINWKIQRDMAERGHTYEDILASINARRPDFSAYIEPQKEFADVVIQILPTQLIRDDKECKILRVRLVQKEGVEGFEPVYLFDEGSTIDWRPCGRKLTCGYPGIKLYYGPDSYFGHDVSVLEVDGQFDNLEEMIYIESHLSNTSTKYYGEMTELLLKHKDYPGSNNGSGLFQILVGLKMRSTYERLTSKAQVPANV from the coding sequence ATGACCACTCAGCTAGACCGCGTGGTATTAATAGCCGTCGCTGGAGACTCTGGATGCGGGAAGTCCACATTTCTGCATCGGTTAGCCGACTTGTTTGGTGAAGAGTTTATGACGGTCATCTGCTTGGATGACTATCACAGCTTAGACCGTAAAGGGCGTAAAGCGGCAGGGGTAACAGCACTTAACCCCAAGGCGAATAATTTTGACCTGATGTATGAGCAAATCAAAGCGCTCAAAAATGGTCAGGCAATTGATAAGCCAATTTATAACCACGAGACGGGTGAACTTGATCCACCGGAACGGGTAGAACCCAATAAAGTCGTGGTAATCGAAGGATTGCACCCCCTGTATGATGAGCGGGTGCGATCGCTGGTTGATTTCGGTGTTTATCTCGATATCAGTGATGAGGTCAAGATTAACTGGAAAATCCAGCGGGACATGGCAGAACGGGGGCATACCTACGAAGATATTCTAGCGTCGATTAACGCTAGACGTCCTGACTTCAGTGCTTACATCGAACCCCAAAAAGAGTTTGCTGATGTCGTGATTCAGATATTACCGACTCAGTTGATCAGAGATGATAAGGAATGCAAGATCCTGCGGGTGCGCTTGGTACAGAAGGAAGGTGTAGAAGGATTTGAACCTGTCTATCTGTTTGATGAAGGGTCTACCATTGACTGGAGACCTTGTGGTCGTAAGTTGACCTGTGGTTATCCTGGTATCAAGTTGTACTATGGTCCGGATAGCTACTTCGGTCATGATGTTTCCGTCTTGGAAGTGGATGGTCAATTTGACAATCTAGAGGAGATGATCTACATCGAAAGTCACCTCAGCAACACCTCCACGAAATACTATGGTGAGATGACCGAACTGTTGCTCAAGCATAAGGACTATCCGGGTTCTAACAATGGTTCTGGATTATTCCAGATTCTGGTGGGGCTGAAGATGCGATCCACTTACGAACGGTTAACATCTAAGGCGCAAGTGCCCGCGAATGTGTAA
- a CDS encoding phycobilisome linker polypeptide: MSSNTTAKNRLFLYEVTGLSQNTETDKMDYPIRSSGNTYITVPYSRMNQEMQRITRMGGKIVSIQPLDGVMNAKNGMNGKATEADAAPSPETIVHKKSSKEGVPVNLYKPKNPYLGKCIENYELVAEGGSGTVRHVTFDISDGDIWY; the protein is encoded by the coding sequence ATGTCTAGTAACACCACAGCCAAGAATCGCCTGTTTCTTTACGAAGTGACAGGTCTAAGTCAGAACACCGAAACCGACAAAATGGATTATCCCATTCGTAGCAGTGGTAATACGTATATTACAGTGCCATACAGTCGCATGAATCAAGAGATGCAACGAATCACCCGCATGGGTGGCAAAATCGTCAGCATTCAACCTCTTGATGGTGTGATGAATGCCAAGAATGGAATGAATGGCAAAGCCACTGAAGCCGATGCAGCGCCGTCGCCGGAAACTATCGTTCATAAAAAATCATCAAAAGAGGGTGTTCCTGTCAATCTGTACAAGCCCAAAAACCCCTATCTAGGCAAATGTATTGAAAACTACGAACTGGTTGCAGAAGGGGGATCAGGGACAGTTCGCCACGTCACCTTTGACATCTCTGACGGGGATATTTGGTACTT
- the ftsH2 gene encoding ATP-dependent zinc metalloprotease FtsH2 codes for MKFSWRILLLWTIPALVIGFFLWQGAFSPAVGDLSQNTASTRMNYGRFLEYVEKGRVTSVDLYDGGQTAIVEATDPELNKTNRWRVDLPANSPELITKLREANIALDTHPARQDGAIWGILGNLIFPILLIGGLFFLFRRSSNMGGGPGQAMNFGKSRARFQMEAKTGILFDDVAGIQEAKEELQEVVTFLKQPERFTAVGARIPKGVLLVGPPGTGKTLLAKAIAGEAGVPFFSISGSEFVEMFVGVGASRVRDLFKKAKENAPCLIFIDEIDAVGRQRGAGIGGGNDEREQTLNQLLTEMDGFEGNTGIIIIAATNRPDVLDSALLRPGRFDRQVIVDAPDLKGRIGILEVHARNKKLASEISIEAIARRTPGFTGADLANLLNEAAILTARRRKEAITMLEINDAVDRVVAGMEGTPLVDSKSKRLIAYHEVGHAIVGTVLKDHDPVQKVTLIPRGQAQGLTWFTPSEEQGLITRAQLKARITGALGGRAAEEEIFGHSEVTTGAGGDLQQVTGMARQMVTRFGMSDLGPLSLESQQGEVFLGGGLTNRAEYSEEVASRIDEQVRRIVEHCHDDAKRIMRDNRVVIDRLVDLLIEKETIDGEEFRQIVAEYTHVPEKEQYVPVL; via the coding sequence ATGAAATTTTCCTGGAGAATTCTCCTACTTTGGACAATACCCGCTCTTGTCATTGGGTTTTTCCTATGGCAGGGAGCGTTTTCTCCGGCTGTTGGTGATTTAAGTCAAAATACCGCCAGCACCCGGATGAATTATGGTCGCTTTTTAGAATACGTTGAGAAAGGGAGAGTCACGAGTGTTGACCTCTATGATGGGGGTCAAACGGCAATTGTAGAAGCGACTGACCCGGAGCTGAATAAAACGAATCGCTGGCGCGTCGATTTGCCTGCTAATTCTCCGGAGCTAATCACGAAGCTGAGAGAGGCTAATATTGCTTTAGATACCCATCCCGCCCGCCAAGATGGGGCTATTTGGGGAATCTTAGGGAATTTAATTTTTCCGATTTTATTAATTGGTGGGTTATTTTTCCTATTCCGTCGTTCGAGTAATATGGGCGGAGGTCCTGGTCAAGCGATGAACTTTGGTAAGTCTCGCGCCCGGTTCCAGATGGAAGCGAAAACTGGAATTCTCTTCGATGATGTAGCGGGAATTCAGGAAGCCAAGGAAGAATTGCAGGAAGTGGTTACGTTCCTGAAGCAGCCCGAACGGTTTACGGCAGTTGGCGCACGTATTCCGAAAGGGGTGCTGTTAGTTGGACCTCCGGGAACCGGTAAAACATTATTGGCGAAAGCGATCGCGGGTGAAGCTGGGGTTCCGTTCTTTAGTATCTCTGGTAGTGAATTCGTGGAAATGTTTGTCGGTGTGGGTGCGTCCCGTGTCCGTGACTTGTTCAAGAAAGCCAAGGAAAATGCACCTTGTCTAATCTTTATCGATGAAATTGACGCCGTAGGGCGACAACGGGGTGCGGGTATCGGCGGCGGTAACGATGAACGGGAGCAAACATTGAACCAGTTGCTGACGGAGATGGATGGATTTGAAGGCAATACTGGGATTATCATTATTGCTGCGACTAACCGCCCTGATGTGTTAGACTCCGCCCTATTGCGTCCCGGACGATTTGACCGTCAGGTGATTGTCGATGCGCCGGATCTGAAAGGACGGATTGGTATTCTGGAAGTCCATGCGCGGAATAAGAAACTTGCATCGGAAATTTCTATTGAAGCGATCGCACGACGCACGCCTGGGTTTACTGGGGCAGATTTAGCTAACTTGTTGAATGAAGCCGCAATTCTGACCGCCCGTCGGCGCAAAGAAGCGATTACCATGCTGGAAATCAACGACGCCGTTGACCGGGTGGTAGCGGGTATGGAAGGCACACCGTTAGTGGATAGCAAGAGTAAGCGGTTAATTGCCTACCATGAAGTCGGTCATGCGATCGTGGGGACGGTGCTAAAGGATCATGATCCAGTGCAGAAAGTGACCTTAATTCCTCGGGGTCAAGCGCAAGGATTAACCTGGTTTACGCCCAGTGAAGAGCAAGGCTTAATTACCCGCGCACAGCTTAAAGCCCGGATTACTGGGGCATTAGGGGGTCGTGCTGCCGAAGAAGAGATTTTTGGTCATTCTGAAGTTACCACAGGTGCCGGTGGTGATTTACAGCAGGTGACCGGAATGGCGCGACAAATGGTTACCCGTTTCGGCATGTCCGATTTAGGTCCTTTGTCTCTAGAAAGTCAACAGGGAGAAGTATTCCTCGGTGGCGGCTTGACGAATCGGGCGGAGTATTCCGAAGAAGTCGCATCTCGCATTGATGAACAAGTGCGCCGGATTGTGGAACATTGTCACGACGATGCTAAGCGGATTATGCGCGACAATCGCGTTGTAATTGACCGCTTGGTGGATCTGTTAATTGAGAAGGAAACCATTGACGGCGAGGAGTTTCGTCAGATTGTGGCGGAATATACTCATGTTCCGGAGAAGGAGCAGTATGTTCCTGTGCTGTAA